GTATTTCTGAAAAACTGGATGCTAAATTTGATCTTACCCAAAGTCTTATAGGCTTTGCAAAAACCCAAAAAAGACAAGGGGATTCCCAACAGGCTATCAGAACATTGGAAAGGGCAAGAGTTCTTGCCTTAGAGATCGATGCCAAAAATGAGCTAAAGGATGCCTATGAGGGCTTATCTGAATTATTTGCATTGGCTGGTGATTATAGGACTGCCTATGAAAATGAGATCAATGCCAAAGCTGTAAAAGAAGAAATAGCAAAATCCAGTACGGATGAGATGATCCGACAGCTTCAGTTTGAGTTTGAACTGAGCCAAAAAGAAGCCGAAATAGAACTGCTTCAAAAAGATACAGAGTTGAAAAATGCGGCTGTTTCCAATCAGCGAATTGTGATTTTTGCTGCTTTTGGAGGTTTGGTGATGTTTCTTTTTATCAGTATTTCGCTTTTCCGCAACAACCTGAGCAAGAAAAAAGCCAATCACCTGCTTCAAGTCCAAAAAGAAGAAATCCATGCCCAAAGAGAAAAGGTGGAATTGGCATTGGATCAATTGAAATCCACCCAAGCCCAACTGATCCATTCAGAAAAGATGGCTTCCCTAGGTGAACTAACAGCCGGGATTGCTCATGAAATAAAGAATCCGCTGAATTTTGTGAATAACTTTTCAGAAGTAAGTTATGATATGATTTTGGAGATACAGGAACTGAGAAGCCGTCAGCAGGCTCTTGATCAATCTTCTGGAAATTCAAGAACAGAAGATGATAAATTGGAAGATGAACTTTTAAGAGACATCCGAATTAACCTTGAAAAAGTAACGCACCATGGACAGCGCGCAGATGCCATAGTCCAAGGAATGTTGGAACATAGCAAGATCCGACACGGCCAAAAGGAAGCTACTGATCTGAACAACCTGGCAAAAGAATATTTGAATCTTACATACCAAAGCTTCAAAGCTAAAAACAAGGATACTGAAATTAAATTGATTACAGATTTCGACCCTAAACTTCCAAAAATAGAAATAGTCCGACAGGATTTCGGGAGAGTGTTTTTAAATATTATCAACAATGCATTTTATGTTCTAAATAAAAAGCCATTAAAAAATTTGGAAAATAAGGAAGATTATATTCCTACTTTAACCCTTTCAACTTCCTACTATTCCAAGCCACAAGGTGGGAAAAGTGTAAGAATCTCTATTTCTGACAATGGTCCCGGAATTCCCGATAAGATTAAAGATAAAATTTTTCAGCCCTTCTTTACTACCAAGCCGACGGGAGAGGGTACCGGATTAGGGCTGAGTTTGAGCTACGACATTATTAAGGCAAATGGTGGGGAGATTAAAGTGATTTCAGAGGTCGGGAAAGGAACTACTTTTGTGATTGAATTACCTGCTCAAGGAGACTTGAGCTAATCATAATCAGTTTTATTTTCAGGTTACTTTTGTTGCAATATGAATTCAACACATTTTTTTATGAAGTTTTAACAGTAATTCTGATTGAATTGTATTTAATGATATAGCCCATGTCAAATTGCAAGGAATAGGCTGTAAACCCAAAGTTTTTTATTTCCCCTGACGCCTTCGGTGAACTTTCTTCTAAAAATTTTAAAAAAACATCTGCACGATTGATTGACTTTAAAAAATGTCAACGAAAATTGCTAAATTGTAATCCAGAAATAATACCACAACTAACAAAAACAGGTATTTAAAATTAGGGTAGAGTTTGTTGTTTTGGTAATGTCAAAATTAGAAACTATAGTTTGGAGAATGAAATTTTAAAATCACATAAAGAATAAGAGAAATGAAATTTTTAGTAGTTGATGACGAAAAGGATGTAGAGTTATTGTTTCAACAAAAACTCAGAAAAGAAATCAGAAATGGTTCCATTGAGCTGAAGTTTGCTTTTTCCGGTAACGAGGCGCTTGAAATCATGGAAAAAAGCGAATCAAAAGAGGTGATGTATATTTTTTCGGACATCAATATGCCTGGAATGACAGGGCTTGAATTGTTGGATAAGTTAAAGGCAAAATTCCCTCAGATTCCTGTAAGCATGATCTCAGCGTATGGTGACGCCGAAAATTATGAAAAGGCAATCGAGTTGGGAGCAAAGGAGTTTTTTGTCAAGCCGATCAATTTTGAAAACCTGAAAGTGGAATTGAATAAGATTATCGAGGAGAAGGAACCGAAACAGGAATAAAATTTAATGACCGGACTAAATTGATATAAAACCAATAAGTCCGGGCATTTTTTTCATAAATCATTGAAATGTTCTTCCGGGCTTTGAATTTTTTGAATTAATTTCTTAGAACTTCATGATTGTCCCTTGTATCCCTTATGCTGAACAGCGAAATGACCAAACCCAGGTTTTGCCTTTTCCTAAAAACATGAAAACCTTGGGAATGAATCAATTTAGAAGCTATTGAAAAAGTATAAACTGATATCAGTTTAGTATAAATAAATGAACCAATCCTCGATAAATAAGGGAAAACAGAGAAAACACACTACATGTGAAAGAGTTTTTCCTATAAATTTACTTTTTTAGAAAAAATCCATATAAATTAAAAAAAATAAAGTCGATGGAAATGAAAAATAAATTTGATGATCATTATCGAGAGCTCCTGAGCAATCTTTTTGGGGAGATGGAAGAAAGTAGCCTAAAGCAGATTTTTGAAGGAGGAAAAAAAACAGAGCTTGACACAGGCCAGTATTTGTTCAGACAGGGAGATGCCGAAAATGATCTTTATGTTGTTTTATCAGGCAGACTAAGGGCAATCAATGAGGATAAGAATGGTGTTACAATTTTAGGTGATATAGCCGAAGGTGAACCTGTTGGCGAATTGGCACTTTTTACAGATGAACCAAGAATGGCTGCTGTGCTGGCTATCAGAAAATCATTGGTATTGAAAATCAGTAAATCAGAATTCCATGCCGTTGTGGCCAAAAATCCCCAGTTCGCTTCCGCATTGACAAAGTTTGTGATCAACAGAATGCGCAGAAATGTGCTGGAACAAAAAGTTGAAGCAGCTCCAAAGAATATTGTTTTTATTCAGCTTCAGGAAGATTATGATCTTGGCCCATGGATTAATGAAATTAAAAATAACCTGGATTCTCTTTTTTTGCAGCCACAGGTCCTCGATCGGTCTTCAAAGAAAAGTGATAGTTCCGCTACTGTCTTGGAACTTTTGGAATCCCATAAGGGGGTTAACCTTCTGGTATGTAGCGGTCAAGATTCAGAATGGACGAAACAATGCCTGTTATATGCTGATCTGATCATTTTGGCATCGGATTTTAATGCAGAGGCCAATCTATACGATTTAGAAAAGGATCATAAGCTTTATGAGAATAATATTTTAAATAGAAAAAAATACCTGTTGCTATTGCACCCCGAAGATAGTCCTGTCCCTGAAAATACTTCCCGCTGGTTCAAAAACAGGAATATCAATTTGCACATTCATGCAAGGAAAAACAACATCACGGACATGAGGAGACTTTGCAGGATAATCACCAATCAGGCGGTAGGACTGGTACTTGGAGGTAGCGGAGCAAAGGGTTATGCCCATACAGGCGCAGTGAAGGCACTTTTAAACTCAGGTGTAGAATTTGATTTTGTTGGAGGTTCAAGTGCCGGGGCACTTTATGGAATCGGGATGACGTTTGCAGATTTTGATTTTGATAAAATCAACCATATATGTGAGGAATCAACTTCCGAAGAATTTGGAATAAATGACTTTTTCCTAACCTTTCTTTCCAAAAACAGTGGTCAAAAAATCGGTGAATTTTCACACAAAATTTTCGGAGAAACAAATTTGGAAGACCTTTGGATCACTTCATATTGTGTCTCTACTGATATGACAAACAATGAAGTCAAAATCCATAATACCGGATTGGTTTGGCAACAGATTCAGGAAAGTTTCTCTTCTCCGGGGATCTTCCCTCCTGTTGTGGTCGAAGATCAGGTGTATGTAGATGGGGGATTATCTGAAAATATCCCGATAGATCCAATGTACCGGTATCCAATAAAACATATTATTGCTGTTTCCCTTACGGGTTCGGAACCGGAAAAAATTGATTTGAATCATCTTCCTTCTGTATGGGATCAAATCAAAGGAAAATTTAAAAAGAAAACACGGTACGATAATCCGGTTGCTACGACAGTCATGTTAAACTCCATGACCTTCAACCCACGGCAACGTGAGGAAATAAACAAATC
This window of the Aquiflexum balticum DSM 16537 genome carries:
- a CDS encoding tetratricopeptide repeat-containing sensor histidine kinase; protein product: MMPIRIVLVFALSFIFISEKSFSQTPRADSLLTVINSSADDSLKVRAYLDLGQEFLSSDISQAIHYLDDAILIALKIDYKKGLADAYNLQGRALANQGNFQDAIFINRQSLTEYQNLNDKAGEANILSNLGSIYYRMGNSSKALEYHFQSLKISQEIDNKLRIGTSYNNIGTVYQKSESTLDDALDSYKKALDVFEQIDYEAGISTVAMNIGEIYFLEFKYDSAIQYHQVALEICDGTIDAPFPLTQLGEIYGILGEFETANNYHRRALGISEKLDAKFDLTQSLIGFAKTQKRQGDSQQAIRTLERARVLALEIDAKNELKDAYEGLSELFALAGDYRTAYENEINAKAVKEEIAKSSTDEMIRQLQFEFELSQKEAEIELLQKDTELKNAAVSNQRIVIFAAFGGLVMFLFISISLFRNNLSKKKANHLLQVQKEEIHAQREKVELALDQLKSTQAQLIHSEKMASLGELTAGIAHEIKNPLNFVNNFSEVSYDMILEIQELRSRQQALDQSSGNSRTEDDKLEDELLRDIRINLEKVTHHGQRADAIVQGMLEHSKIRHGQKEATDLNNLAKEYLNLTYQSFKAKNKDTEIKLITDFDPKLPKIEIVRQDFGRVFLNIINNAFYVLNKKPLKNLENKEDYIPTLTLSTSYYSKPQGGKSVRISISDNGPGIPDKIKDKIFQPFFTTKPTGEGTGLGLSLSYDIIKANGGEIKVISEVGKGTTFVIELPAQGDLS
- a CDS encoding response regulator produces the protein MKFLVVDDEKDVELLFQQKLRKEIRNGSIELKFAFSGNEALEIMEKSESKEVMYIFSDINMPGMTGLELLDKLKAKFPQIPVSMISAYGDAENYEKAIELGAKEFFVKPINFENLKVELNKIIEEKEPKQE
- a CDS encoding cyclic nucleotide-binding and patatin-like phospholipase domain-containing protein — encoded protein: MKNKFDDHYRELLSNLFGEMEESSLKQIFEGGKKTELDTGQYLFRQGDAENDLYVVLSGRLRAINEDKNGVTILGDIAEGEPVGELALFTDEPRMAAVLAIRKSLVLKISKSEFHAVVAKNPQFASALTKFVINRMRRNVLEQKVEAAPKNIVFIQLQEDYDLGPWINEIKNNLDSLFLQPQVLDRSSKKSDSSATVLELLESHKGVNLLVCSGQDSEWTKQCLLYADLIILASDFNAEANLYDLEKDHKLYENNILNRKKYLLLLHPEDSPVPENTSRWFKNRNINLHIHARKNNITDMRRLCRIITNQAVGLVLGGSGAKGYAHTGAVKALLNSGVEFDFVGGSSAGALYGIGMTFADFDFDKINHICEESTSEEFGINDFFLTFLSKNSGQKIGEFSHKIFGETNLEDLWITSYCVSTDMTNNEVKIHNTGLVWQQIQESFSSPGIFPPVVVEDQVYVDGGLSENIPIDPMYRYPIKHIIAVSLTGSEPEKIDLNHLPSVWDQIKGKFKKKTRYDNPVATTVMLNSMTFNPRQREEINKSKVSLYFEINLRAVSLLNDANWKRVVKKGHDQTRSYLEELPVEEKFWIKNS